In Sandaracinaceae bacterium, a single window of DNA contains:
- a CDS encoding exonuclease SbcCD subunit D C-terminal domain-containing protein codes for MTHSLRILHTSDWHLGHTLRGQSRAYEHRRFLAWLLERLEEERVDALLVAGDVFHTSNPSAEALRMFYDFLGDVRRKLPALDVVVIGGNHDSASRLDAPESLFASQGVRVIGGLAHRDDPARALVPLHREGELAGWVAAVPFLRRTDLDGAVEREAGHAAAVRAAYDRVVSLADARRSAQQPIVAMGHLTMMDAQLSADSERDTTRGGQESLPCDLFGDAIAYAALGHLHLAQAVAPHVRYSGSPIPMSMSEESYEHQVLVADFEGANLEDVRALRIPRTVPMIRLHTKAPLSLDQTLASLRALDVMERPLAERPFLEVAVRLDRPEPNLRAKVLEALGDKQARLIKITSHRSESLGQCLGDRVVERELSDLEPLDVFQMLHEQKHGAPPAEPLLQTFRELQSELHAS; via the coding sequence GTGACTCACTCTCTCCGCATCCTGCACACCTCCGACTGGCATCTCGGGCACACTCTCCGAGGGCAGTCGCGGGCCTACGAGCACCGGCGCTTCCTCGCGTGGCTGCTCGAGCGGCTCGAGGAGGAGCGCGTGGACGCGCTGCTCGTCGCGGGCGACGTCTTTCACACCTCGAACCCCAGCGCCGAGGCGCTCCGCATGTTCTACGACTTCCTCGGAGACGTGCGTCGCAAGCTGCCCGCGCTCGACGTGGTCGTCATCGGCGGCAACCACGACTCGGCCTCGCGCCTCGACGCCCCCGAGTCGCTCTTCGCGTCGCAGGGGGTCCGCGTGATCGGCGGGCTCGCCCACCGCGACGATCCCGCCCGCGCCCTGGTGCCGCTGCACCGCGAAGGAGAGCTCGCGGGCTGGGTCGCGGCCGTCCCGTTCCTGCGGCGCACCGACCTCGACGGAGCGGTCGAGCGAGAGGCCGGCCACGCGGCGGCGGTGCGCGCGGCATACGATCGCGTCGTCTCCCTCGCGGACGCGCGGCGCAGCGCGCAGCAACCCATCGTCGCCATGGGTCACCTGACCATGATGGACGCGCAGCTCTCGGCGGACTCGGAGCGCGACACCACGCGCGGTGGCCAGGAGTCGCTGCCGTGTGATCTGTTCGGCGACGCGATCGCCTACGCCGCGCTCGGGCACCTCCACCTCGCTCAGGCCGTCGCCCCCCACGTCCGCTACTCGGGCTCGCCGATCCCGATGTCGATGAGCGAAGAGAGCTACGAGCACCAGGTCCTCGTGGCGGACTTCGAGGGCGCCAACCTCGAGGACGTCCGCGCTCTTCGGATCCCGCGGACCGTGCCGATGATCCGCCTGCACACCAAGGCGCCGCTGTCGCTCGACCAGACCCTCGCGAGCTTGCGCGCGCTCGACGTGATGGAGCGCCCGCTCGCGGAGCGCCCCTTCCTCGAGGTCGCCGTTCGTCTCGATCGCCCGGAGCCGAACCTCAGGGCCAAGGTCCTCGAGGCGCTCGGGGACAAGCAAGCTCGCCTCATCAAGATCACGTCGCACCGCAGCGAGAGCCTCGGCCAGTGCCTGGGTGACCGGGTCGTCGAGCGAGAGCTGTCAGACCTGGAGCCGCTCGACGTCTTCCAGATGCTGCACGAGCAGAAGCACGGCGCGCCTCCGGCCGAGCCCCTCCTCCAGACCTTCCGAGAGCTCCAGTCGGAGCTGCACGCGAGCTGA